A window of the Equus przewalskii isolate Varuska chromosome 10, EquPr2, whole genome shotgun sequence genome harbors these coding sequences:
- the SLC2A4 gene encoding solute carrier family 2, facilitated glucose transporter member 4 isoform X2: MPSGFQQIGSEDGEPPQQRVTGTLVLAVFSAVLGSLQFGYNIGVINAPQKVIEQSYNETWLGRQGPEGPSSIPPGTLTTLWALSVAIFSVGGMISSFLIGIISQWLGRKRAMLVNNALAVLGGSLMGLADTAASYEMLILGRFLIGAYSGLTSGLVPMYVGEIAPTHLRGALGTLNQLAIVIGILIAQVLGLESMLGTATLWPLLLGITVLPALLQLVLLPFCPESPRYLYISRNLEGPARKSLKRLTGWADVSGVLAELKEEKRKLERERPLSLLQLLGSRVHRQPLVIAVVLQLSQQLSGINAVFYYSTSIFEKAGVGQPAYATIGAGVVNTVFTLVSVFLVERAGRRTLHLLGLAGMCGCAILMTVALLLLERVPAMSYVSIVAIFGFVAFFEIGPGPIPWFIVAELFSQGPRPAAMAVAGFSNWTCNFIIGMGFQYVADAMGPYVFLLFAVLLLGFFIFTFLRVPETRGRTFDQISAAFHRTPSLLEQEVKPSTELEYLGPDEND; the protein is encoded by the exons ATGCCGTCAGGTTTTCAACAGATCGGCTCAGAA GATGGGGAACCGCCTCAGCAGCGAGTAACTGGGACCCTGGTCCTCGCAGTATTTTCTGCTGTGCTTGGCTCCCTGCAGTTTGGCTACAACATTGGGGTCATCAATGCCCCACAGAAG GTGATTGAACAGAGCTACAATGAGACatggctggggaggcaggggcctgAGGGGCCCAGCTCCATCCCACCAGGCACCCTCACCACCCTCTGGGCTCTCTCCGTGGCCATCTTTTCTGTGGGCGGCATGATCTCCTCCTTCCTCATTGGCATCATCTCTCAGTGGCTGGGAAG GAAAAGGGCAATGCTGGTCAACAATGCCCTGGCAGTGCTGGGGGGCAGCCTCATGGGCCTGGCTGACACTGCTGCCTCCTATGAGATGCTCATTCTTGGACGGTTCCTCATTGGCGCCTACTCAG GGCTGACGTCAGGGCTGGTGCCCATGTATGTGGGGGAGATCGCCCCCACTCACCTGCGGGGTGCCTTGGGGACACTCAACCAACTGGCCATCGTCATTGGCATTCTGATCGCCCAG GTGCTGGGCTTGGAGTCTATGCTGGGCACTGCCACCCTATGGCCACTGCTCCTGGGCATCACAGTGCTGCCTGCCCTTCTGCAGTTGGTCCTACTGCCCTTCTGCCCAGAAAGCCCTCGCTACCTCTACATCAGCCGGAACCTGGAGGGGCCCGCCAGAAAGA GTCTGAAGCGCCTGACAGGCTGGGCTGACGTGTCTGGAGTGCTGGCTGAGCTAAAGGAAGAGAAGCGGAAGCTGGAGCGTGAGCGGCCACTGtccctgctccagctcctgggCAGCCGTGTCCACCGGCAGCCCCTAGTCATTGCAGTtgtgctgcagctcagccagcaGCTATCGGGCATCAACGCT GTTTTCTATTATTCAACCAGCATCTTCGAGAAGGCAGGAGTAGGGCAGCCAGCCTATGCCACCATAGGAGCTGGTGTGGTCAACACAGTCTTCACCTTGGTCTCG GTGTTTTTGGTAGAACGAGCTGGGCGCCGGACACTCCATCTCCTGGGCCTGGCGGGAATGTGTGGCTGTGCCATCTTGATGACTGTGGCCCTGCTTCTGCTG GAGCGAGTTCCAGCCATGAGCTATGTCTCCATCGTGGCCATCTTTGGCTTTGTGGCATTCTTTGAGATTGGCCCTGGCCCCATCCCCTGGTTCATCGTGGCTGAGCTCTTCAGCCAGGGACCCCGCCCGGCAGCCATGGCTGTGGCTGGCTTCTCCAACTGGACGTGCAACTTCATCATTGGCATGGGCTTCCAGTATGTCGCG GATGCTATGGGTCCCTACGTCTTCCTTCTATTTGCGGTCCTCCTGCTTGGCTTCTTCATCTTCACCTTCTTAAGAGTGCCTGAAACCCGAGGCCGGACGTTTGACCAGATCTCAGCCGCTTTCCACCGGACACCCTCTCTTTTAGAGCAGGAGGTGAAGCCCAGCACGGAACTTGAGTATTTAGGGCCAGATGAGAATGACTGA
- the SLC2A4 gene encoding solute carrier family 2, facilitated glucose transporter member 4 isoform X3: protein MPSGFQQIGSEDGEPPQQRVTGTLVLAVFSAVLGSLQFGYNIGVINAPQKVIEQSYNETWLGRQGPEGPSSIPPGTLTTLWALSVAIFSVGGMISSFLIGIISQWLGRKRAMLVNNALAVLGGSLMGLADTAASYEMLILGRFLIGAYSGLTSGLVPMYVGEIAPTHLRGALGTLNQLAIVIGILIAQVLGLESMLGTATLWPLLLGITVLPALLQLVLLPFCPESPRYLYISRNLEGPARKSLKRLTGWADVSGVLAELKEEKRKLERERPLSLLQLLGSRVHRQPLVIAVVLQLSQQLSGINAVFYYSTSIFEKAGVGQPAYATIGAGVVNTVFTLVSVFLVERAGRRTLHLLGLAGMCGCAILMTVALLLLERVPAMSYVSIVAIFGFVAFFEIGPGPIPWFIVAELFSQGPRPAAMAVAGFSNWTCNFIIGMGFQYVASGTPLAHRLLVWGSLW, encoded by the exons ATGCCGTCAGGTTTTCAACAGATCGGCTCAGAA GATGGGGAACCGCCTCAGCAGCGAGTAACTGGGACCCTGGTCCTCGCAGTATTTTCTGCTGTGCTTGGCTCCCTGCAGTTTGGCTACAACATTGGGGTCATCAATGCCCCACAGAAG GTGATTGAACAGAGCTACAATGAGACatggctggggaggcaggggcctgAGGGGCCCAGCTCCATCCCACCAGGCACCCTCACCACCCTCTGGGCTCTCTCCGTGGCCATCTTTTCTGTGGGCGGCATGATCTCCTCCTTCCTCATTGGCATCATCTCTCAGTGGCTGGGAAG GAAAAGGGCAATGCTGGTCAACAATGCCCTGGCAGTGCTGGGGGGCAGCCTCATGGGCCTGGCTGACACTGCTGCCTCCTATGAGATGCTCATTCTTGGACGGTTCCTCATTGGCGCCTACTCAG GGCTGACGTCAGGGCTGGTGCCCATGTATGTGGGGGAGATCGCCCCCACTCACCTGCGGGGTGCCTTGGGGACACTCAACCAACTGGCCATCGTCATTGGCATTCTGATCGCCCAG GTGCTGGGCTTGGAGTCTATGCTGGGCACTGCCACCCTATGGCCACTGCTCCTGGGCATCACAGTGCTGCCTGCCCTTCTGCAGTTGGTCCTACTGCCCTTCTGCCCAGAAAGCCCTCGCTACCTCTACATCAGCCGGAACCTGGAGGGGCCCGCCAGAAAGA GTCTGAAGCGCCTGACAGGCTGGGCTGACGTGTCTGGAGTGCTGGCTGAGCTAAAGGAAGAGAAGCGGAAGCTGGAGCGTGAGCGGCCACTGtccctgctccagctcctgggCAGCCGTGTCCACCGGCAGCCCCTAGTCATTGCAGTtgtgctgcagctcagccagcaGCTATCGGGCATCAACGCT GTTTTCTATTATTCAACCAGCATCTTCGAGAAGGCAGGAGTAGGGCAGCCAGCCTATGCCACCATAGGAGCTGGTGTGGTCAACACAGTCTTCACCTTGGTCTCG GTGTTTTTGGTAGAACGAGCTGGGCGCCGGACACTCCATCTCCTGGGCCTGGCGGGAATGTGTGGCTGTGCCATCTTGATGACTGTGGCCCTGCTTCTGCTG GAGCGAGTTCCAGCCATGAGCTATGTCTCCATCGTGGCCATCTTTGGCTTTGTGGCATTCTTTGAGATTGGCCCTGGCCCCATCCCCTGGTTCATCGTGGCTGAGCTCTTCAGCCAGGGACCCCGCCCGGCAGCCATGGCTGTGGCTGGCTTCTCCAACTGGACGTGCAACTTCATCATTGGCATGGGCTTCCAGTATGTCGCG TCAGGGACTCCCCTGGCCCATAGACTGCTGGTCTGGGGATCACTTTGGTAG
- the SLC2A4 gene encoding solute carrier family 2, facilitated glucose transporter member 4 isoform X1 translates to MPSGFQQIGSEDGEPPQQRVTGTLVLAVFSAVLGSLQFGYNIGVINAPQKVIEQSYNETWLGRQGPEGPSSIPPGTLTTLWALSVAIFSVGGMISSFLIGIISQWLGRKRAMLVNNALAVLGGSLMGLADTAASYEMLILGRFLIGAYSGLTSGLVPMYVGEIAPTHLRGALGTLNQLAIVIGILIAQVLGLESMLGTATLWPLLLGITVLPALLQLVLLPFCPESPRYLYISRNLEGPARKSLKRLTGWADVSGVLAELKEEKRKLERERPLSLLQLLGSRVHRQPLVIAVVLQLSQQLSGINAVFYYSTSIFEKAGVGQPAYATIGAGVVNTVFTLVSVFLVERAGRRTLHLLGLAGMCGCAILMTVALLLLERVPAMSYVSIVAIFGFVAFFEIGPGPIPWFIVAELFSQGPRPAAMAVAGFSNWTCNFIIGMGFQYVALNCKPTRFHLAVSRHSHPRSIKQKPPRSGAQAFKILPTLRQVPHMLQIQAPHLQPGTHLVHEVPPSGHN, encoded by the exons ATGCCGTCAGGTTTTCAACAGATCGGCTCAGAA GATGGGGAACCGCCTCAGCAGCGAGTAACTGGGACCCTGGTCCTCGCAGTATTTTCTGCTGTGCTTGGCTCCCTGCAGTTTGGCTACAACATTGGGGTCATCAATGCCCCACAGAAG GTGATTGAACAGAGCTACAATGAGACatggctggggaggcaggggcctgAGGGGCCCAGCTCCATCCCACCAGGCACCCTCACCACCCTCTGGGCTCTCTCCGTGGCCATCTTTTCTGTGGGCGGCATGATCTCCTCCTTCCTCATTGGCATCATCTCTCAGTGGCTGGGAAG GAAAAGGGCAATGCTGGTCAACAATGCCCTGGCAGTGCTGGGGGGCAGCCTCATGGGCCTGGCTGACACTGCTGCCTCCTATGAGATGCTCATTCTTGGACGGTTCCTCATTGGCGCCTACTCAG GGCTGACGTCAGGGCTGGTGCCCATGTATGTGGGGGAGATCGCCCCCACTCACCTGCGGGGTGCCTTGGGGACACTCAACCAACTGGCCATCGTCATTGGCATTCTGATCGCCCAG GTGCTGGGCTTGGAGTCTATGCTGGGCACTGCCACCCTATGGCCACTGCTCCTGGGCATCACAGTGCTGCCTGCCCTTCTGCAGTTGGTCCTACTGCCCTTCTGCCCAGAAAGCCCTCGCTACCTCTACATCAGCCGGAACCTGGAGGGGCCCGCCAGAAAGA GTCTGAAGCGCCTGACAGGCTGGGCTGACGTGTCTGGAGTGCTGGCTGAGCTAAAGGAAGAGAAGCGGAAGCTGGAGCGTGAGCGGCCACTGtccctgctccagctcctgggCAGCCGTGTCCACCGGCAGCCCCTAGTCATTGCAGTtgtgctgcagctcagccagcaGCTATCGGGCATCAACGCT GTTTTCTATTATTCAACCAGCATCTTCGAGAAGGCAGGAGTAGGGCAGCCAGCCTATGCCACCATAGGAGCTGGTGTGGTCAACACAGTCTTCACCTTGGTCTCG GTGTTTTTGGTAGAACGAGCTGGGCGCCGGACACTCCATCTCCTGGGCCTGGCGGGAATGTGTGGCTGTGCCATCTTGATGACTGTGGCCCTGCTTCTGCTG GAGCGAGTTCCAGCCATGAGCTATGTCTCCATCGTGGCCATCTTTGGCTTTGTGGCATTCTTTGAGATTGGCCCTGGCCCCATCCCCTGGTTCATCGTGGCTGAGCTCTTCAGCCAGGGACCCCGCCCGGCAGCCATGGCTGTGGCTGGCTTCTCCAACTGGACGTGCAACTTCATCATTGGCATGGGCTTCCAGTATGTCGCG CTTAACTGCAAGCCAACCAGGTTTCACCTAGCAGTTTCAAGGCATTCTCATCCCAGATCCATCAAACAGAAGCCCCCACGCAGCGGCGCTCAGGCTTTCAAAATCCTTCCAACTCTAAGGCAAGTTCCTCATATGCTACAAATCCAGGCCCCTCACCTACAACCGGGTACTCACCTGGTCCACGAAGTCCCGCCCTCAGGTCACAACTGA